In Penaeus chinensis breed Huanghai No. 1 chromosome 11, ASM1920278v2, whole genome shotgun sequence, a genomic segment contains:
- the LOC125030532 gene encoding uncharacterized protein LOC125030532, which produces MLVSSEHSEGLISRYSSLAEKENHQLFPFVYGTLNQLRNLVHLVSTGEIEPPPHTIFSADRANEALAKIGRGLIPGRAILEFPEDDEDEDESITEEDTNSIQRSGESILKQCYQLFSFMFPRD; this is translated from the exons ATGTTGGTCAGTTCTGAGCACTCTGAGGGCCTTATTTCTCGCTACAGTTCTCTGGCTGAAAAGGAAAATCACCAACTTTTCCCTTTTGTGTATGGAACCTTAAATCAACTCAGGAACCTTGTTCATCTTGTATCAACTGGAGAG ATTGAACCTCCACCTCACACAATTTTCTCTGCTGACCGTGCAAACGAAGCCTTAGCTAAGATTGGTCGTGGACTCATTCCTGGAAGGGCAATTTTAGAGTTTcctgaggatgatgaggatgaagatgaatcaATAACAGAGGAAGATACTAACAGTATTCAGAGAAGTGGAGAAAGTATACTGAAGCAGTGCTACCAACTCTTCAGTTTTATGTTCCCAAGGGATTGA